The following are encoded together in the Mesoplodon densirostris isolate mMesDen1 chromosome 2, mMesDen1 primary haplotype, whole genome shotgun sequence genome:
- the SLC30A2 gene encoding proton-coupled zinc antiporter SLC30A2, with protein sequence MEATERKHLLDARLGAGSYRSLWQDGAGWIPLSSPGLDLQPVELATKSNHYCHAQTGPGSHCDSEKKRAWRQLWVACAFCLLFMIGEVIGGYLAHSLAIMTDAAHLLTDFASMLISLFSLWMSSRPATKTMNFGWQRAEILGALLSVLSIWVVTGVLVYLAVERLISGDYEIEEGTMLITSGCAVAVNIIMGLILHQSGHGHSHGREHSHDTSQQQENPSVRAAFIHVVGDFLQSLGVLVAAFILYFKPEYKFIDPICTFLFSILVLVTTLTILRDVILVLMEGTPRGMDFMAVRDLLLSVEGVEALHSLHIWALTVAQPILSVHIAIAGNADAQAVLKAASTCLQGKFHFHTMTIQIEDYSEDMKDCQSCQGPSG encoded by the exons ATGGAGGCCACCGAGAGGAAGCATCTGTTGGACGCCAGGCTTGGAGCCGG GTCTTACAGATCTCTGTGGCAAGATGGGGCTGGCTGGATCCCTCTGTCTTCACCTGGCCTGGACTTGCAGCCCGTTGAGCTGGCTACCAAGAGCAACCATTACTGTCATGCCCAGACGGGTCCTGGCAGTCACTGTGACTCCGAGAAGAAGAGGGCCTGGCGCCAGCTCTGGGTGGCCTGTGCCTTCTGCCTGTTGTTCATGATTGGGGAAGTCATTG GtgggtacctggcacatagtttgGCAATCATGACAGACGCAGCCCACCTGCTCACTGACTTTGCCAGCATGCTCATCAGCCTCTTCTCCCTGTGGATGTCTTCCCGGCCAGCCACCAAGACCATGAACTTCGGCTGGCAGCGAGCTG AGATCCTGGGCGCCCTGCTCTCTGTGCTGTCCATCTGGGTCGTGACTGGGGTACTGGTGTACCTGGCGGTGGAACGGCTGATCTCTGGAGACTATGAGATCGAGGAGGGGACCATGCTGATCACTTCGGGCTGTGCTGTGGCCGTGAACATCAT AATGGGGTTGATTCTTCACCAGTCTGGCCACGGACACAGCCATGGCCGTGAGCACAGCCACGACACCAGCCAGCAGCAGGAGAACCCCAGTGTCCGAGCTGCCTTTATTCATGTGGTTGGAGACTTTCTGCAGAGCTTGGGCGTTTTAGTGGCAGCCTTTATTTTATACTTCAAG CCAGAGTACAAGTTTATAGACCCCATCTGCACCTTCCTCTTCTCCATCCTCGTCCTGGTGACAACCTTGACCATCCTGAGAGATGTGATCCTGGTGCTGATGGAAG GGACCCCCAGGGGCATGGACTTCATGGCTGTGCGGGATCTGCTGCTGTCGGTGGAGGGGGTGGAAGCCCTGCACAGCCTGCATATCTGGGCGCTGACTGTGGCCCAGCCTATCCTGTCTGTCCACATTGCCATCG CTGGGAACGCAGACGCCCAGGCTGTGCTGAAGGCAGCCAGCACCTGCCTGCAGGGGAAGTTCCACTTCCACACCATGACCATCCAGATAGAGGACTACTCTGAGGACATGAAGGACTGTCAGTCATGCCAGGGTCCCTCGGGCTGA